One genomic region from Cellulomonas hominis encodes:
- a CDS encoding IS3 family transposase (programmed frameshift) has translation MARKSYSEEFRRQAVDLYESTPGATVRGIAADLGIVRGTLRHWLEVYGTGAKTAVDGSATPSPLRSKSAAASSTAPVGESPQERIARLEARVRELEVETTKLSTERAILQQAAKYFGRGDALVSRFQFVADNSATYPVKRLCELVQVERSSYYAWKAGAPARAERAAADARLEARIRKVHAADSTLGAPRVTAELNDDAPAGEQVNHKRVARVMRAAGIAGYVKKRRVRTTIPEPSGRKHPDLLKRDFTAPAPNRRYVGDITYLPIADGTNLYLATVIDCHSRRLVGWAVADHMRTELVEDALKAAAATRGTLAGALFHSDHGSVYCSKDYARVCARLGVTQSMGAVGSSADNAMAESFNATLKREVLQDDACWPDEPTCRRQVFRWLTRYNTRRRHSWCGYLSPTAYEARRAATLPIAA, from the exons ATGGCCAGGAAGAGCTACTCCGAGGAGTTCCGTCGTCAGGCCGTCGACTTGTACGAGTCCACTCCGGGCGCCACGGTGCGCGGGATCGCCGCGGACCTGGGCATCGTGCGCGGCACGCTGCGCCACTGGCTCGAGGTCTACGGCACGGGCGCCAAGACGGCCGTCGACGGGTCGGCGACGCCCAGCCCGTTGCGGTCCAAGAGCGCTGCGGCGAGCTCGACGGCGCCTGTCGGCGAGTCGCCGCAGGAGCGGATCGCCCGGCTCGAGGCCCGGGTCCGCGAGCTCGAGGTCGAGACGACCAAGCTGTCCACCGAGCGGGCGATCTTGCAGCAGGCGGCGAAGTATTTCG GCCGGGGAGACGCGCTGGTGAGTCGCTTCCAGTTCGTCGCCGACAACTCCGCCACCTACCCGGTGAAGCGACTGTGCGAGCTCGTGCAGGTCGAGCGCTCGTCCTACTACGCGTGGAAGGCTGGCGCGCCGGCGCGGGCCGAGCGCGCCGCGGCGGACGCTCGGCTCGAGGCACGGATCCGCAAGGTCCACGCCGCGGACAGCACGCTCGGCGCGCCGCGGGTCACGGCCGAGCTCAACGACGACGCGCCCGCCGGTGAGCAGGTCAACCACAAGCGCGTCGCCCGGGTGATGCGCGCGGCGGGTATCGCGGGCTACGTCAAGAAGCGTCGAGTGCGGACCACGATCCCCGAGCCGTCGGGCCGCAAGCACCCCGACCTGCTCAAGCGGGACTTCACCGCGCCGGCACCGAACCGGCGCTACGTCGGCGACATCACCTACCTGCCGATCGCCGACGGCACGAACCTCTACCTCGCCACGGTCATCGACTGCCACTCCCGCCGGCTCGTCGGGTGGGCAGTCGCCGACCACATGCGCACCGAGCTCGTCGAAGACGCGCTCAAGGCCGCCGCCGCGACCCGCGGCACCCTGGCCGGGGCGCTGTTCCACTCCGACCACGGGTCGGTCTACTGCTCGAAGGACTACGCCAGGGTCTGCGCGAGGCTCGGCGTGACCCAGTCGATGGGCGCCGTCGGGTCCTCGGCCGACAACGCGATGGCCGAGTCGTTCAACGCCACCCTCAAGCGCGAGGTCCTGCAAGACGACGCCTGCTGGCCCGACGAGCCAACCTGCCGCCGGCAGGTCTTCCGCTGGCTGACCCGCTACAACACCCGCCGCCGCCACTCCTGGTGCGGCTACCTGTCCCCGACCGCCTACGAGGCCCGCCGGGCCGCTACGCTGCCGATCGCCGCGTAA
- a CDS encoding KTSC domain-containing protein, translating to MTSTTSRGAATPRVPAGVREGGRWTTPSRGESEARLSADPSQALRQRLVALAGDGFVSAVALAARQDPRTTRGIKAWWEDHFASAEYRAGEGGYPQMPDDYGTRGDGNALSGGRRTPRRLYAGGGVQLRMPAAAVVRRYAAELDGRTFDMPVTAEVPGAGASRQVTAWVRVVTRPAGGYSVATIGLDGTTGEQIAEAVSAVLESRRPSLALHEIGDLLGRRREREAGAGAPLRPVDSSWVQAVGYDEANGIMAMQTRTGALYGHEVSRVRFEQVMSAHSPGAQFNRIIKGNTRHAVTRCQTCGQFSAAEKTHTCPAAPSAPSTARIDHNAAARAVAVTATAPKRSAVQPARAEHQPAATVIARDVHDWQERRLRRRRARTGLYGPAGYTLALTGPLAAFTTSTYVPKLYRSFSVAGRTTQMHNGDSDVMRFEGLHGTSAMQIGRTLTRRQRGLRHRHGPTVGAALLATDRHPGKVEAFGYLVSAEREDERFAVGGVLVFDDAAATERGLVDLLDRYGLDAQEPPLRAERVEVPWRPGEQAWRLSW from the coding sequence ATGACGAGCACGACGAGCCGCGGCGCGGCCACGCCACGCGTTCCCGCCGGGGTGCGCGAAGGCGGACGGTGGACAACTCCGTCACGTGGCGAGTCCGAGGCGCGCCTGAGCGCCGACCCGTCCCAGGCCCTGCGCCAACGGCTTGTTGCGCTCGCCGGTGACGGGTTCGTCAGCGCCGTCGCTCTGGCCGCGCGACAGGACCCCCGCACGACCCGGGGGATCAAGGCCTGGTGGGAGGACCACTTCGCCTCGGCCGAGTACCGCGCCGGCGAGGGCGGGTACCCGCAGATGCCCGACGACTACGGGACCCGCGGCGACGGCAACGCGCTGTCCGGCGGGCGCCGCACGCCGCGACGGCTCTACGCCGGCGGTGGCGTCCAGCTGCGGATGCCTGCGGCGGCGGTCGTGCGCCGCTACGCCGCCGAGCTGGACGGCCGCACGTTCGACATGCCGGTCACCGCGGAGGTCCCGGGCGCCGGCGCGTCTCGTCAGGTCACCGCGTGGGTGCGCGTCGTGACACGGCCGGCCGGTGGGTACTCGGTGGCGACCATCGGGCTCGACGGGACGACCGGCGAGCAGATCGCCGAGGCGGTGTCCGCCGTCCTGGAGTCGCGGCGCCCCTCCCTCGCCCTGCACGAGATCGGGGACCTGCTCGGCCGCCGCCGGGAGCGGGAGGCTGGTGCGGGGGCACCGTTGCGGCCGGTCGACTCCTCGTGGGTGCAGGCCGTCGGCTACGACGAGGCGAACGGCATCATGGCGATGCAGACCCGCACCGGCGCGCTGTACGGGCACGAGGTCTCCCGCGTTCGCTTCGAGCAGGTGATGTCGGCGCACTCCCCCGGCGCCCAGTTCAACCGGATCATCAAGGGCAACACCCGGCACGCTGTGACGCGGTGCCAGACCTGCGGCCAGTTCTCCGCCGCGGAGAAGACGCACACATGCCCCGCGGCGCCGTCGGCGCCGTCGACGGCGCGGATCGACCACAACGCCGCGGCGCGGGCTGTCGCCGTGACCGCCACGGCGCCGAAGCGCTCTGCCGTGCAGCCCGCGCGCGCCGAGCACCAGCCGGCAGCGACCGTCATCGCTCGGGACGTGCACGACTGGCAGGAGCGGCGCTTGCGGCGCCGCCGCGCCCGGACCGGGCTGTACGGGCCCGCGGGCTACACGCTCGCGCTGACTGGCCCGCTCGCAGCCTTCACGACCTCCACGTACGTGCCGAAGCTCTACCGCTCGTTCAGCGTCGCCGGCCGCACCACCCAGATGCACAACGGCGACAGTGACGTGATGCGGTTCGAAGGGCTGCACGGGACCAGCGCCATGCAGATCGGCCGCACCCTCACGCGTCGGCAGCGGGGGCTTCGTCACCGGCACGGCCCGACGGTCGGTGCTGCGCTGCTCGCGACCGACCGACACCCCGGCAAGGTCGAGGCGTTCGGCTACCTCGTGAGTGCCGAACGAGAGGACGAGCGCTTCGCGGTCGGTGGCGTGCTCGTGTTCGACGACGCCGCGGCCACCGAGCGGGGCCTCGTGGACCTGCTCGACCGGTACGGGCTCGATGCTCAGGAGCCGCCCCTGCGAGCCGAGCGGGTCGAGGTGCCCTGGCGCCCGGGCGAGCAGGCGTGGCGGCTGTCCTGGTGA
- a CDS encoding RNA polymerase-binding protein RbpA → MNAAVRGTFPWADRSALFVPDADSDGGPLAASREVTYTCQREHTTVLRFASDAPAPATWDCSTCGRASALVDSGHGPVGAEDARPAKAKRTHMDMVRERRTDAELQALLDERLQFVRQRRGLV, encoded by the coding sequence GTGAACGCGGCAGTGCGCGGCACGTTCCCCTGGGCGGACCGGTCCGCGCTGTTCGTGCCGGACGCGGACTCCGACGGCGGGCCGCTCGCCGCGTCCCGCGAGGTCACGTACACCTGCCAGCGCGAGCACACGACCGTGCTTCGCTTCGCGTCCGACGCGCCGGCACCCGCGACGTGGGACTGCTCCACGTGCGGGCGCGCGTCCGCGCTCGTGGACTCCGGCCACGGCCCGGTCGGAGCGGAGGACGCGCGGCCAGCCAAGGCGAAGCGCACTCACATGGACATGGTGCGTGAGCGACGGACCGACGCCGAGCTGCAGGCCCTGCTGGACGAACGGCTGCAGTTCGTGCGCCAGCGCCGCGGCCTGGTGTGA
- a CDS encoding cell division protein FtsK, protein MNRRTRAVRIERTRMRMPPGFDTRKLADERVQAVLSERIARNFGEGWRIDGANADGTLNVVREVEISDVASITVPLATGIKPSDGDKTQAKLESDYPDYTMTAFNPYARSATLTRLAAEEVRARGLVAEALQVKPWDVQVTSRPDGGFDFQLRSYVPSKHDARIREVATATLGRPGWYFRVDVQNTVLSIIPGELPTFPAAYPYPFDGPVDDVFRVPIGVALGGDGSPNLPLDLNLADSAGAILQGLAGSGKSVLVNAFVYGVLARGHELVVLDVPHKAVDFEWCRPFVREHGWGCESKAAAVTAARLVYEEGIRRGEVLRQMGAQKWQDLPADVRAEMPIITVVADELTGLLAFDPIPKALPKDHPVRVEAAQAAAETELLKAVVTKIPAEMRAAGIRLVLATQQAQSNTGIPPTVKHNLPNRVLLGVNATKQARGHAFANPDSVPWVPEHIAADAGAGRGSGVAEFEGQPSTVFKAFFAPTSQYERHLLTLGLPRAVSPEPTAAQIARHVPRLDEDMGDDRPASRLESEGGWGERDGRDASEVRLRGAAAAAHQLAVDAAQHARAAR, encoded by the coding sequence ATGAACCGGCGCACGCGCGCCGTGCGGATCGAGCGCACCCGGATGCGGATGCCGCCCGGCTTCGACACCCGCAAGCTCGCCGACGAGCGCGTGCAGGCCGTGCTGAGCGAGCGGATCGCGCGCAACTTCGGTGAGGGCTGGCGGATCGACGGCGCGAACGCGGACGGCACCCTGAACGTCGTTCGTGAGGTCGAGATCAGCGACGTCGCGAGCATCACCGTCCCGCTGGCGACCGGGATCAAGCCCTCCGACGGCGACAAGACCCAGGCCAAGCTCGAGTCGGACTACCCCGACTACACGATGACCGCGTTCAACCCGTACGCCCGCTCGGCGACCCTCACCCGGCTGGCCGCCGAGGAGGTGCGCGCACGCGGGCTCGTCGCGGAGGCGCTGCAGGTCAAGCCGTGGGACGTGCAGGTCACGTCCCGGCCCGACGGCGGGTTCGACTTCCAGCTGCGGTCCTACGTCCCGTCCAAGCACGACGCGCGCATCCGGGAGGTCGCGACAGCAACGCTTGGACGCCCAGGCTGGTACTTCCGGGTCGACGTCCAGAACACGGTGCTGTCCATCATCCCCGGCGAGCTCCCGACCTTCCCGGCCGCGTACCCGTACCCGTTCGACGGGCCCGTCGACGACGTCTTCCGGGTCCCGATCGGCGTCGCGCTCGGCGGAGACGGCTCGCCGAACCTGCCCCTGGACCTGAACCTTGCTGACTCGGCCGGGGCCATCCTGCAGGGGTTGGCCGGGTCCGGGAAGTCGGTCCTCGTCAACGCGTTCGTGTACGGCGTCCTGGCGCGCGGGCACGAGCTGGTCGTTCTCGACGTGCCGCACAAGGCGGTCGACTTCGAGTGGTGCCGCCCGTTCGTGCGCGAGCACGGGTGGGGGTGCGAGTCCAAGGCCGCCGCGGTCACCGCGGCCCGCCTCGTCTACGAAGAGGGCATCCGTCGCGGTGAGGTCCTTCGGCAGATGGGGGCCCAGAAGTGGCAGGACCTGCCCGCCGACGTGCGCGCCGAGATGCCCATCATCACCGTGGTCGCTGACGAGCTCACGGGCCTGCTGGCGTTCGACCCGATCCCGAAGGCTCTCCCGAAGGACCACCCGGTGCGCGTCGAGGCGGCTCAGGCCGCCGCCGAGACGGAGCTCCTCAAGGCCGTCGTCACGAAGATCCCCGCCGAGATGCGCGCGGCAGGGATTCGCCTGGTTCTGGCGACCCAGCAGGCCCAGTCGAACACCGGCATCCCGCCGACGGTCAAGCACAACCTGCCCAACCGGGTGCTGCTGGGCGTGAACGCCACGAAGCAGGCACGTGGGCACGCGTTCGCCAACCCCGACTCGGTGCCGTGGGTCCCCGAGCACATCGCCGCGGACGCTGGCGCGGGGCGTGGTTCCGGCGTCGCGGAGTTCGAGGGCCAGCCGTCCACCGTCTTCAAGGCCTTCTTCGCCCCCACGTCGCAGTACGAGAGGCACCTGCTCACGCTCGGCCTCCCGCGCGCAGTCAGCCCGGAGCCGACCGCCGCCCAGATCGCAAGGCACGTCCCACGCCTGGACGAAGACATGGGAGACGACCGGCCGGCCTCACGCCTGGAGTCCGAGGGCGGCTGGGGCGAACGGGACGGGCGTGACGCCTCGGAGGTCCGGTTGCGTGGCGCCGCCGCGGCCGCCCACCAGCTCGCCGTCGACGCGGCGCAGCATGCGAGGGCGGCGCGGTGA
- the nrdG gene encoding anaerobic ribonucleoside-triphosphate reductase activating protein, protein MTRTPAVGQWQARTLSQGRVADYKPFVMVDGEGVRCSLYVSGCPFACAGCFNEAAWSFRYGTEFGPELAQRIAADLRHAAVQGLSLLGGEPFLNTGVCLEVVHALRAEHGAARDVWCWTGYTYDELAAEAASGTAPDKAELLGLVDVLVDGRFELAQRDQSLAFRGSRNQRILDVPASLAAGAPVQWQGSARAEHSVEQVDRRRLI, encoded by the coding sequence ATGACCCGCACCCCCGCCGTCGGCCAGTGGCAGGCCCGCACCCTGAGCCAAGGCCGTGTCGCGGACTACAAGCCGTTCGTCATGGTGGACGGCGAGGGCGTCCGGTGCAGCCTCTACGTCAGCGGCTGCCCGTTCGCCTGCGCCGGCTGCTTCAACGAGGCCGCGTGGTCGTTCCGGTACGGGACGGAGTTCGGCCCCGAGCTAGCGCAGCGGATCGCCGCGGACCTTCGCCACGCGGCCGTCCAGGGCCTCTCGCTGCTGGGCGGGGAGCCCTTCCTGAACACCGGCGTGTGCCTCGAGGTGGTGCACGCGCTACGGGCGGAACATGGTGCAGCCCGGGACGTCTGGTGCTGGACCGGGTACACGTACGACGAGCTCGCCGCGGAGGCTGCCTCTGGCACGGCGCCGGACAAGGCCGAGTTGCTCGGCCTGGTGGACGTCCTCGTGGACGGACGGTTCGAGCTCGCCCAGCGCGATCAGTCCCTGGCCTTCCGCGGCAGCCGCAACCAGCGGATCCTGGACGTGCCGGCCTCCCTGGCCGCCGGAGCGCCGGTGCAGTGGCAGGGGTCGGCGCGCGCCGAGCACTCCGTTGAGCAGGTCGACAGGCGTCGGCTGATCTAG
- the nrdD gene encoding anaerobic ribonucleoside-triphosphate reductase — MTTIEAHDTTLTPGLEQATATGLETWVRKRDGRLLPFDPRRIRAALQRAFEAVHGKLDHVHQATITDLVARSVAEIGERFSGEVRIYEVQNVIEHVLLESHLTEVAGVYIDYRVQRDMARSRALDINHSIGKLVDRDTAVVHENANKDADVFNTQRDLTAGAVGKAIGLKMLPPHVANAHAKGDIHYHDLDYHPYAPMTNCCLIDFRTMLSEGFRIGNAQVDPPRSIQTATAQISQIIANVSSSQYGGCSVNRIDELLAPYAERNFAKHLADAERWIDDPDRRRAFAEEKTRKDIYDAMQSLEYEINTLFTSNGQTPFTSVGFGLGTGWFEREIQRAILQIRILGLGKERRTAIFPKLIFTLRRGVNLRAEDPNYDIKTLAVECATKRMYPDILSYDKIVEITGSFKVPMGCRSFLQGWSDEDGNDVVEGRMNLGVVTLNVPRIALETRGDLDAFWALLEQRLETVHDALLYRVERCKEAVPANAPILYVHGAFGQRLAPDDDVDALFRNGRATVSLGYIGLYEAAAAFFGGAWESNPEAKGFTVAILRRLADSAAAWKAASGYHFSVYSTPSESLTDRFARLDRAKFGSVPDITDKDYYTNSFHYDVRKAPTPFEKLDFEAEYPQYASGGFIHYCEYPVLQQNPKALEAVWDYAYDRVGYLGTNTPIDHCLECGFSGDFTPTERGFACPGCGNTDPRTCDVVKRTCGYLGNPQQRPMVHGRHVEISSRVKHLAGSAGSMPATSVEFKGTVA; from the coding sequence GTGACCACGATCGAGGCCCACGACACCACCCTGACCCCTGGCCTCGAGCAGGCCACCGCGACCGGCCTGGAGACCTGGGTCCGCAAGCGTGACGGACGCCTGCTGCCTTTCGACCCCCGCCGGATCCGCGCCGCGCTGCAGCGCGCCTTCGAGGCCGTGCACGGCAAGCTCGACCATGTGCACCAGGCCACCATCACCGACCTGGTGGCCCGCTCCGTCGCCGAGATCGGAGAGCGGTTCTCCGGCGAGGTCCGCATCTACGAGGTGCAGAACGTCATCGAGCACGTGCTCCTGGAGTCCCACCTGACCGAGGTCGCCGGCGTCTACATCGACTACCGCGTGCAGCGGGACATGGCCCGCTCCCGCGCCCTGGACATCAACCACTCGATCGGCAAGCTGGTCGACCGTGACACGGCGGTCGTCCACGAGAACGCCAACAAGGACGCCGACGTCTTCAACACCCAGCGCGACCTCACCGCCGGCGCCGTGGGCAAGGCCATCGGCCTGAAGATGCTGCCGCCGCACGTCGCGAACGCCCACGCCAAGGGCGACATCCACTACCACGACCTCGACTACCACCCGTACGCCCCGATGACGAACTGCTGCCTCATCGACTTCCGGACGATGCTGTCCGAGGGCTTCCGGATCGGGAACGCCCAGGTCGACCCGCCGCGCTCCATCCAGACCGCCACCGCGCAGATCTCGCAGATCATCGCGAACGTCTCCTCGTCGCAGTACGGCGGGTGCTCGGTCAACCGGATCGACGAGCTCCTGGCCCCGTACGCCGAGCGGAACTTCGCCAAGCACCTGGCGGATGCCGAGCGCTGGATCGACGACCCCGACCGGCGCCGGGCCTTCGCGGAGGAGAAGACCCGCAAGGACATCTACGACGCGATGCAGTCGCTCGAGTACGAGATCAACACCCTGTTCACCTCGAACGGGCAGACCCCGTTCACGTCGGTCGGGTTCGGCCTCGGCACGGGCTGGTTCGAGCGCGAGATCCAGCGGGCGATCCTGCAGATCCGCATCCTCGGCCTCGGCAAGGAGCGCCGGACCGCGATCTTCCCGAAGCTCATCTTCACGCTGCGCCGCGGGGTGAACCTGCGGGCCGAGGACCCGAACTACGACATCAAGACGCTCGCCGTGGAGTGCGCCACCAAGCGCATGTACCCGGACATCCTCAGCTACGACAAGATCGTCGAGATCACCGGCTCGTTCAAGGTGCCGATGGGCTGCCGGTCGTTCCTGCAGGGGTGGAGCGACGAGGACGGCAACGACGTCGTCGAGGGCCGGATGAACCTCGGCGTCGTCACCCTCAACGTCCCGCGCATCGCGCTGGAGACCCGCGGTGACCTGGACGCGTTCTGGGCCCTGCTGGAGCAGCGGCTGGAGACCGTGCACGACGCCCTGCTGTACCGCGTCGAGCGGTGCAAGGAGGCCGTGCCGGCGAACGCCCCGATCCTCTACGTGCACGGCGCGTTCGGGCAGCGGCTCGCCCCGGACGACGACGTCGACGCGCTCTTCCGGAACGGCCGCGCCACGGTGTCGCTGGGCTACATCGGGCTGTACGAGGCCGCGGCGGCGTTCTTCGGCGGCGCGTGGGAGTCCAACCCCGAAGCGAAGGGCTTCACGGTGGCGATCCTGCGCCGGCTCGCGGACTCGGCGGCGGCGTGGAAGGCCGCCAGCGGTTACCACTTCTCGGTGTACTCGACACCGTCGGAGTCGCTCACCGACCGGTTCGCCCGGCTCGACCGCGCCAAGTTCGGCTCGGTGCCCGACATCACCGACAAGGACTACTACACGAACTCCTTCCACTACGACGTCCGCAAGGCCCCGACGCCGTTCGAGAAGCTCGACTTCGAGGCGGAGTACCCGCAGTACGCCTCCGGCGGGTTCATCCACTACTGCGAGTACCCCGTGCTGCAGCAGAACCCGAAGGCGCTCGAGGCCGTGTGGGACTACGCGTACGACCGGGTCGGCTACCTCGGCACGAACACCCCGATCGACCACTGCCTGGAGTGCGGGTTCTCCGGCGACTTCACGCCCACCGAGCGCGGGTTCGCCTGCCCCGGCTGCGGGAACACCGACCCCCGCACCTGCGACGTCGTCAAGCGGACCTGCGGCTACCTCGGCAACCCGCAGCAGCGGCCGATGGTGCACGGGCGGCACGTCGAGATCTCCTCGCGGGTCAAGCACCTGGCCGGCTCCGCCGGCTCGATGCCCGCCACCTCCGTCGAGTTCAAGGGGACGGTCGCCTGA
- a CDS encoding helix-turn-helix domain-containing protein: protein MALQFRNIDADPTDPVDSWGVEGMLTAIERGYLPHWQRIAAAVRAAPDGQAARDLEVALDLADRPGATRLLRRALDQARAGDAGEVARRVELAVARSGLSLRQFAAQAHTSPSRLSSYRSGSVVPGADVLVRIERTSRDLAGARG from the coding sequence GTGGCACTGCAGTTCCGCAACATCGACGCCGACCCCACCGACCCCGTGGACTCCTGGGGCGTGGAGGGCATGCTCACCGCGATCGAGCGGGGCTACCTGCCGCACTGGCAGCGCATCGCCGCCGCCGTGCGCGCCGCCCCCGACGGCCAGGCCGCTCGCGACCTGGAGGTCGCCCTGGACCTCGCCGACCGCCCCGGCGCCACCCGGCTGCTGCGCCGCGCCCTGGACCAGGCCCGGGCCGGGGACGCCGGCGAGGTCGCCCGCCGAGTCGAGCTGGCGGTCGCCCGCTCCGGCCTGTCGCTGCGCCAGTTCGCCGCGCAGGCGCACACCTCCCCCTCGCGGCTGTCGTCCTACCGCAGCGGATCCGTCGTGCCGGGAGCCGACGTGCTCGTGCGCATCGAGCGGACGTCGCGCGACCTCGCCGGCGCCCGGGGCTGA
- a CDS encoding RES family NAD+ phosphorylase — protein sequence MTNNLPPTAYAGTPQLLTLAAGTELHRIGQYRYGATAFNPGPSHRYYGGGRFDSTDDDRYGFMYAGLTMDVAVAERLLRDQVPGPSGAIALPQAALDGLHAYTVTLALELQLVDMTGRPGLSSVAQSPWLTTAEPRDYAQTRHWAHWIRTQCPVAAGYIWVSRREPAGRVVVLFDDRTPNPASALLTPDPSSFIRLDDESGRAWLRSVLARQNATVS from the coding sequence GTGACGAACAACCTGCCCCCGACTGCGTACGCCGGAACGCCGCAGCTCCTCACGCTGGCAGCAGGGACCGAGCTTCACCGGATCGGCCAGTACCGGTACGGCGCGACAGCGTTCAACCCGGGGCCGAGCCATCGGTACTACGGGGGTGGCCGGTTCGACTCCACCGATGATGATCGATACGGGTTCATGTACGCCGGCCTGACGATGGACGTGGCGGTCGCTGAGCGCCTGCTCCGCGATCAGGTCCCCGGTCCGTCTGGCGCGATCGCACTGCCCCAGGCGGCCCTCGACGGGCTGCACGCCTACACGGTCACCCTCGCCCTGGAACTCCAGTTGGTGGACATGACGGGGAGGCCGGGGCTCTCCTCCGTCGCCCAGTCCCCGTGGCTGACTACCGCCGAGCCGCGCGACTACGCCCAGACCCGCCACTGGGCTCACTGGATCCGCACGCAGTGCCCCGTCGCCGCCGGCTACATCTGGGTCTCGCGTCGCGAGCCCGCCGGGCGCGTGGTCGTCCTCTTCGATGACCGGACGCCTAACCCTGCGTCGGCTCTCCTGACGCCGGACCCTTCGTCGTTCATCAGGCTCGACGACGAGTCCGGCCGCGCCTGGCTGCGCTCGGTGCTGGCGAGGCAGAACGCGACCGTGTCCTGA
- a CDS encoding PhoH family protein: MAHPARCTFVIDTSVLLSDPHAFTKFAEHQVVLPIVVITELEAKRSHPELGYFARAALHALDELRIRHRGLSDAVPANAEGGTVRIELNHSETGVLPAGFRLGDNDTRILTVAANLAAEHTDRRVVVVSKDLPMRVKASAIGLDAQEYRAQDVIDTGWTGVTELEVPADYINALHKGEQVDLEDLLASWDGSAVAPEQPVNTGLILRAGSQSALGRVKPDGTVRLVRGDLDAFGATGRSAEQRLALDLLLDRAIGIVSLGGRAGTGKSALALMAGLEAVMERREHSKVVVFRPLYAVGGQDLGYLPGTEGEKMGPWGQAVYDTLGAMVSKEVVEEVVDREMLEVLPLTHIRGRSLHDAFVIVDEAQSLERNVLLTVLTRIGQSSKVVLTHDVAQRDNLRVGRHDGVAAVVERLKGQPLFGHTTLVRSERSEIAGLVAGLLGDFQ; the protein is encoded by the coding sequence ATGGCCCACCCCGCCCGATGCACCTTCGTGATCGACACCTCGGTGCTGCTGTCCGACCCGCACGCGTTCACCAAGTTCGCCGAGCACCAGGTCGTGCTCCCGATCGTCGTCATCACCGAGCTGGAGGCCAAGCGGAGCCACCCGGAGCTCGGCTACTTCGCTCGGGCGGCGCTGCACGCCTTGGACGAGCTGCGCATCAGGCACCGCGGACTGTCCGATGCGGTCCCGGCCAACGCCGAGGGCGGCACGGTTCGGATCGAGCTGAACCACTCCGAGACCGGCGTGCTACCGGCCGGGTTCCGTCTCGGCGACAACGACACCCGGATCCTGACGGTCGCGGCCAACCTCGCCGCGGAGCACACCGACCGCCGGGTCGTGGTGGTCTCCAAGGACCTCCCGATGCGGGTCAAGGCCTCGGCGATCGGCCTGGACGCGCAGGAGTACCGCGCCCAGGACGTCATCGACACCGGCTGGACCGGCGTGACCGAGCTCGAGGTGCCGGCCGACTACATCAACGCGCTGCACAAGGGTGAGCAGGTCGACCTGGAGGACCTGCTGGCCTCCTGGGATGGCTCCGCGGTCGCCCCGGAGCAGCCCGTCAACACCGGGCTGATCCTGCGGGCGGGGAGCCAGTCCGCGCTCGGGCGGGTGAAGCCCGACGGCACCGTCCGCCTGGTGCGGGGCGACCTGGACGCCTTCGGCGCCACCGGACGCTCCGCCGAGCAGCGGCTCGCCCTGGACCTGCTGCTGGACCGCGCGATCGGGATCGTCTCCCTCGGCGGCCGGGCCGGCACCGGCAAGTCGGCGCTCGCACTGATGGCGGGACTGGAGGCGGTGATGGAGCGGCGCGAGCACAGCAAGGTCGTGGTGTTCCGGCCGCTGTACGCCGTCGGCGGCCAGGACCTGGGCTACCTGCCCGGCACGGAGGGCGAGAAGATGGGCCCGTGGGGCCAGGCGGTCTACGACACGCTCGGTGCGATGGTCTCCAAGGAGGTCGTGGAGGAGGTCGTGGACCGGGAGATGCTCGAGGTGCTTCCGCTGACCCACATCCGCGGCCGGTCGCTGCACGACGCGTTCGTCATCGTCGACGAGGCCCAGTCGCTGGAGCGCAACGTCCTGCTGACCGTGCTGACCCGGATCGGGCAGTCCTCCAAGGTCGTGCTGACGCACGACGTCGCCCAGCGCGACAACCTCCGGGTCGGCCGGCACGACGGCGTCGCGGCCGTGGTCGAGCGCCTCAAGGGCCAGCCCTTGTTCGGGCACACCACGCTGGTCCGCTCCGAGCGCTCGGAGATCGCCGGCCTGGTGGCCGGCTTGCTGGGCGACTTCCAGTAG